From Lagopus muta isolate bLagMut1 chromosome 15, bLagMut1 primary, whole genome shotgun sequence, the proteins below share one genomic window:
- the PGAP6 gene encoding post-GPI attachment to proteins factor 6 isoform X2 — MGTPRSSTSTCQKIPCCFAGSCRHPGGKNLSAPAWRSQCMHFRYGAPPVINPLGTHFPANATVRPSYNISITLSSTVQNTTFVNITTPAAGDWFIAAHLPEAAGRIEVKGFSTPCTYMFQADMFVLRLTDMPVLEPGVAMPQTIVSPAKPLHVKVFVPKYTARMWFELRSCVTSERKACAVRVVLGSITLPQSFQRIITCTGNVNCSVSLDSLPWEKWLQIMVESLGTANASVSLEMLASFTDCRPGSTSSFLNFSSLNQSQAGSPTASTGMALRNTSEQRGFCLQSQPVVREDLDVVSVRYRLLNGPSVAVYSISPTLLLLNLNSGMDSGGSLVVNLLLNKTSLSQANATVVACVSAASPVLSLNATQNCSTAFFQGYPLSLSTSSAEAMLIVLYPQTDDWFLSLQLICPKGQSECNTAEAKVTVIAYLTPCFNDCGPYGQCSLLRRHGYLYAGCSCKAGWSGWSCTDDTKAQSVGAQNLATLLLTLSNLMFLPAIAVAVYRYYLVEASVYTYTMFFSTFYHACDQPGIAVMCIMDYDTLQYCDFLGSVVSIWVTILCMSRVKKILKYVLFVLGSLLIAMSLQLDRRGVWNMMGPCLFALIIMISAWVYHGVKRRHCYPSSWKRWVFYLLPGITLAFIAISVYAFMETNENYYYTHSIWHVLVAGSVAFLLPPRDKHKKPWAWSQKLTCRYQICQNDREELYAVT, encoded by the exons ATGGGAACGCCAAGGTCTTCCACTTCCACGTGCCAGAAGATACCGTGCTGCTTCGCTGGCTCCTGCAGGCATCCAGGGGGAAAGAACCTGAGTGCACCAGCATGGAGGTCACAGTGTAT GCACTTTCGCTATGGAGCCCCTCCTGTCATTAATCCACTGGGCACTCATTTTCCTGCAAACGCAACCGTCCGTCCCTCCTATAACATCAGCATCACtttgagcagcactgtgcaaaaCACCACCTTTGTGAACATCACTACCCCTGCTGCAGGAGACTGGTTCATTGCTGCACATCTCCCTGAGGCCGCTGGCAGAATTGAAGTGAAG GGTTTCTCCACTCCATGCACCTATATGTTTCAGGCAGATATGTTTGTGCTTAGACTCACTGATATGCCTGTTCTGGAGCCTGGTGTTGCCATGCCACAAACCATCGTCTCACCTGCTAAGCCACTGCATGTCAA GGTTTTTGTTCCCAAGTACACTGCCAGAATGTGGTTTGAGCTTCGAAGCTGCGTGACAAGTGAGCGGAAAGCATGCGCTGTGCGGGTAGTGCTGGGCTCCATCACACTGCCACAGTCCTTCCAGAGGATCATCACTTGCACAGGGAATGTGAACTGCAGTGTAAGCCTGGATTCACTCCCTTGGGAGAAGTGGTTGCAGATCATGGTGGAGAGTCTTGGTACTGCCAATGCCAGCGTGTCACTGGAGATGCTGGCTTCTTTCACAG ATTGTAGACCGGGAAGTACCAGTTCATTCCTTAACTTCAGCAGCCTAAACCAGAGCCAGGCTGGGAGTCCCACTGCATCTACAGGAATGGCTTTGCGCAACACTTCTGAGCAGAGGGGCTTCTGCCTCCAAAGTCAGCCTGTTGTTCGTGAGGACCTGGACGTGGTGTCTGTGCGGTACAGGCTGTTGAATGGTCCCAGCGTAGCCGTGTACTCCATCTCCCCAACCCTCCTCCTTCTCAACTTGAACAGTGGCATGGATAGCGGGGGTTCCCTTGTGGTGAATCTCCTGCTTAACAAG aCGTCGCTGAGCCAGGCCAATGCCACTGTGGTTGCATGTGTGAGTGCTGCTTCGCCGGTGCTGTCTCTCAATGCCACgcagaactgcagcacag CTTTCTTCCAGGGCTACCCTCTGAGTCTGAGCACGTCCTCTGCGGAAGCAATGCTGATTGTCCTGTACCCACAGACAGATGACTGGTTCCTTTCCTTACAGCTCATCTGCCCGAAGGGCCAGAG TGAATGTAACACCGCAGAAGCCAAAGTGACTGTGATAGCATACCTCACCCCCTGCTTCAATGACTGTGGGCCGTATGGACAGTGCAGCCTCCTGAGAAGACACGGCTACCTCtatgctggctgcagctgtaaAGCTG gttgGAGCGGGTGGAGCTGCACAGACGATACCAAGGCCCAGTCTGTTGGTGCACAGAACCTGGCCACCCTCCTGCTCACGCTGAGTAACCTCATGTTCCTGCCAGCCATAGCGGTTGCTGTTTATCGGTACTACCTGGTGGAGGCCTCTGTCTACACCTACACCATGTTCTTCTCCACG ttctacCATGCGTGTGACCAGCCAGGCATCGCAGTGATGTGCATTATGGACTACGACACACTGCAGTACTGTGACTTCTTGGGCTCTGTGGTGTCCATCTGGGTGACGATTCTGTGCATGTCCCGGgtgaagaaaattctgaaatac GTTCTTTTTGTCCTGGGGTCACTGCTAATCGCCATGTCCCTGCAGCTGGATCGCAGAGGGGTGTGGAACATGATGGGTCCCTGCCTGTTTGCCCTCATCATCATGATCTCAGCATGG GTTTACCACGGAGTGAAGCGCAGGCACTGCTACCCCTCCTCGTGGAAGCGCTGGGTTTTCTACCTCCTCCCAGGGATCACCTTGGCTTTCATCGCCATCTCAGTATATGCGTTCATGGAAACCAATGAGAACTATTACTACACTCACAGCATATGGCACGTGCTGGTGGCTGGCAGTGTTGCTTTCCTGCTTCCACCTCGGGACAAGCATAAGAAGCCCTGGGCCTGGTCACAGAAGCTCACATGTCGCTACCAGATCTGCCAGAATGACCGTGAGGAGCTCTACGCTGTCACCTGA
- the PGAP6 gene encoding post-GPI attachment to proteins factor 6 isoform X1, which produces MARGAGPALRLLLPLLQLLALPAGRGNRTGAGSLFVSEYFSQSAQRLSFYSWYGNAKVFHFHVPEDTVLLRWLLQASRGKEPECTSMEVTVHFRYGAPPVINPLGTHFPANATVRPSYNISITLSSTVQNTTFVNITTPAAGDWFIAAHLPEAAGRIEVKGFSTPCTYMFQADMFVLRLTDMPVLEPGVAMPQTIVSPAKPLHVKVFVPKYTARMWFELRSCVTSERKACAVRVVLGSITLPQSFQRIITCTGNVNCSVSLDSLPWEKWLQIMVESLGTANASVSLEMLASFTDCRPGSTSSFLNFSSLNQSQAGSPTASTGMALRNTSEQRGFCLQSQPVVREDLDVVSVRYRLLNGPSVAVYSISPTLLLLNLNSGMDSGGSLVVNLLLNKTSLSQANATVVACVSAASPVLSLNATQNCSTAFFQGYPLSLSTSSAEAMLIVLYPQTDDWFLSLQLICPKGQSECNTAEAKVTVIAYLTPCFNDCGPYGQCSLLRRHGYLYAGCSCKAGWSGWSCTDDTKAQSVGAQNLATLLLTLSNLMFLPAIAVAVYRYYLVEASVYTYTMFFSTFYHACDQPGIAVMCIMDYDTLQYCDFLGSVVSIWVTILCMSRVKKILKYVLFVLGSLLIAMSLQLDRRGVWNMMGPCLFALIIMISAWVYHGVKRRHCYPSSWKRWVFYLLPGITLAFIAISVYAFMETNENYYYTHSIWHVLVAGSVAFLLPPRDKHKKPWAWSQKLTCRYQICQNDREELYAVT; this is translated from the exons ATGGCGCGGGGAGCCGGCCCGGCGCTGCgcctgctgctgccgctgctgcagctcctggcgcTGCCCGCGGGGCGCGGCAACCGCACCGGCGCCG GCTCCCTGTTCGTCTCTGAGTATTTCTCACAGAGTGCACAGAGGCTGTCCTTCTACAGCTGGTATGGGAACGCCAAGGTCTTCCACTTCCACGTGCCAGAAGATACCGTGCTGCTTCGCTGGCTCCTGCAGGCATCCAGGGGGAAAGAACCTGAGTGCACCAGCATGGAGGTCACAGT GCACTTTCGCTATGGAGCCCCTCCTGTCATTAATCCACTGGGCACTCATTTTCCTGCAAACGCAACCGTCCGTCCCTCCTATAACATCAGCATCACtttgagcagcactgtgcaaaaCACCACCTTTGTGAACATCACTACCCCTGCTGCAGGAGACTGGTTCATTGCTGCACATCTCCCTGAGGCCGCTGGCAGAATTGAAGTGAAG GGTTTCTCCACTCCATGCACCTATATGTTTCAGGCAGATATGTTTGTGCTTAGACTCACTGATATGCCTGTTCTGGAGCCTGGTGTTGCCATGCCACAAACCATCGTCTCACCTGCTAAGCCACTGCATGTCAA GGTTTTTGTTCCCAAGTACACTGCCAGAATGTGGTTTGAGCTTCGAAGCTGCGTGACAAGTGAGCGGAAAGCATGCGCTGTGCGGGTAGTGCTGGGCTCCATCACACTGCCACAGTCCTTCCAGAGGATCATCACTTGCACAGGGAATGTGAACTGCAGTGTAAGCCTGGATTCACTCCCTTGGGAGAAGTGGTTGCAGATCATGGTGGAGAGTCTTGGTACTGCCAATGCCAGCGTGTCACTGGAGATGCTGGCTTCTTTCACAG ATTGTAGACCGGGAAGTACCAGTTCATTCCTTAACTTCAGCAGCCTAAACCAGAGCCAGGCTGGGAGTCCCACTGCATCTACAGGAATGGCTTTGCGCAACACTTCTGAGCAGAGGGGCTTCTGCCTCCAAAGTCAGCCTGTTGTTCGTGAGGACCTGGACGTGGTGTCTGTGCGGTACAGGCTGTTGAATGGTCCCAGCGTAGCCGTGTACTCCATCTCCCCAACCCTCCTCCTTCTCAACTTGAACAGTGGCATGGATAGCGGGGGTTCCCTTGTGGTGAATCTCCTGCTTAACAAG aCGTCGCTGAGCCAGGCCAATGCCACTGTGGTTGCATGTGTGAGTGCTGCTTCGCCGGTGCTGTCTCTCAATGCCACgcagaactgcagcacag CTTTCTTCCAGGGCTACCCTCTGAGTCTGAGCACGTCCTCTGCGGAAGCAATGCTGATTGTCCTGTACCCACAGACAGATGACTGGTTCCTTTCCTTACAGCTCATCTGCCCGAAGGGCCAGAG TGAATGTAACACCGCAGAAGCCAAAGTGACTGTGATAGCATACCTCACCCCCTGCTTCAATGACTGTGGGCCGTATGGACAGTGCAGCCTCCTGAGAAGACACGGCTACCTCtatgctggctgcagctgtaaAGCTG gttgGAGCGGGTGGAGCTGCACAGACGATACCAAGGCCCAGTCTGTTGGTGCACAGAACCTGGCCACCCTCCTGCTCACGCTGAGTAACCTCATGTTCCTGCCAGCCATAGCGGTTGCTGTTTATCGGTACTACCTGGTGGAGGCCTCTGTCTACACCTACACCATGTTCTTCTCCACG ttctacCATGCGTGTGACCAGCCAGGCATCGCAGTGATGTGCATTATGGACTACGACACACTGCAGTACTGTGACTTCTTGGGCTCTGTGGTGTCCATCTGGGTGACGATTCTGTGCATGTCCCGGgtgaagaaaattctgaaatac GTTCTTTTTGTCCTGGGGTCACTGCTAATCGCCATGTCCCTGCAGCTGGATCGCAGAGGGGTGTGGAACATGATGGGTCCCTGCCTGTTTGCCCTCATCATCATGATCTCAGCATGG GTTTACCACGGAGTGAAGCGCAGGCACTGCTACCCCTCCTCGTGGAAGCGCTGGGTTTTCTACCTCCTCCCAGGGATCACCTTGGCTTTCATCGCCATCTCAGTATATGCGTTCATGGAAACCAATGAGAACTATTACTACACTCACAGCATATGGCACGTGCTGGTGGCTGGCAGTGTTGCTTTCCTGCTTCCACCTCGGGACAAGCATAAGAAGCCCTGGGCCTGGTCACAGAAGCTCACATGTCGCTACCAGATCTGCCAGAATGACCGTGAGGAGCTCTACGCTGTCACCTGA